A part of Desulfomicrobium baculatum DSM 4028 genomic DNA contains:
- a CDS encoding adenylate kinase — MNILIFGPNGSGKGTQGSLAKKKYDLDHIESGAIFRKHIGGGTELGMKAKAFIDRGELVPDDITIPMVLDVLKNSSPNGWLLDGFPRSIVQAQKLWEALQADGVKLDFVIEILLPREVAKNRIMGRRLCKNDNNHPNNIFIDAIKPNGDVCRVCGGELTARADDQDEDAIDKRHNIYYDATTGTLAASYYYKNLSKEFGFKYIELDGEGSIDDIRATLMAQL; from the coding sequence TTGAATATTCTGATTTTCGGACCCAACGGCAGCGGCAAGGGAACCCAGGGCTCCCTGGCGAAGAAGAAGTACGATCTGGACCACATCGAGTCCGGTGCGATTTTCCGCAAGCACATCGGCGGCGGCACGGAACTGGGTATGAAGGCCAAGGCTTTCATCGATCGTGGCGAACTCGTTCCTGACGACATCACCATCCCCATGGTTCTCGACGTACTGAAGAATTCCAGCCCCAACGGCTGGCTGCTGGACGGCTTCCCCCGCTCCATCGTGCAGGCCCAGAAGTTGTGGGAAGCACTGCAGGCCGACGGCGTTAAGCTGGACTTCGTCATTGAAATCCTCCTGCCCCGCGAAGTGGCCAAGAACCGCATCATGGGTCGCCGCCTCTGCAAGAACGACAACAACCACCCCAACAACATCTTCATCGACGCCATCAAGCCCAACGGCGATGTATGCCGCGTCTGCGGCGGCGAGCTCACCGCCCGCGCCGACGACCAGGACGAAGATGCCATCGACAAGCGCCACAACATCTACTACGACGCCACCACCGGCACCTTGGCGGCATCCTACTATTACAAGAACCTGTCCAAGGAGTTCGGCTTCAAGTACATTGAACTTGACGGCGAAGGCTCCATCGACGACATCCGCGCCACCCTCATGGCTCAGCTGTAA
- a CDS encoding ABC transporter ATP-binding protein, with protein MDVLLRVKALGKRFGTDTVFEGVSFDVERGSLVSLVGPSGAGKTTLLHIIAGLQAPDSGTVGHLGGGEKPQAILVFQDYVLFPNMTVFQNIAFGLKTRGLSKAAIRDKVMPLLGYFHLEDRAGAYPAQLSGGQKQRVAIARAMVLEPSLLLLDEPFANLDRNLKMETALFIRSTQRAFGITTICVTHDLQEALAMSDRIGVMLGGRLRQFAPPLEVYRRPVDMDTARFLGPVNTIGHSLARHLGLATCWLRPEALRLQRDADGPGTVTAAHFAGHYLSYTVRVLDQELVIYALEPMAQPGDRVRVHVSNQYPPIMGDSFPEDSCA; from the coding sequence ATGGATGTCCTGCTACGGGTAAAGGCCCTGGGCAAACGTTTCGGCACGGACACGGTCTTTGAAGGCGTGAGCTTCGACGTGGAACGGGGCAGCCTCGTCTCCCTGGTCGGCCCCTCGGGCGCAGGCAAGACCACACTGCTGCATATCATCGCGGGGCTGCAGGCCCCAGACAGCGGAACGGTCGGACATCTGGGCGGAGGGGAAAAGCCACAGGCCATCCTCGTCTTTCAGGACTACGTGCTCTTCCCGAACATGACGGTGTTCCAGAACATCGCCTTCGGCCTGAAAACGCGCGGACTGTCCAAGGCCGCCATCCGGGACAAGGTCATGCCTTTGCTTGGCTATTTTCACCTTGAGGACCGGGCCGGCGCCTACCCGGCACAGCTCTCGGGCGGGCAGAAGCAGCGTGTGGCCATCGCCCGGGCCATGGTCCTGGAACCATCCTTGCTGCTCCTGGACGAGCCCTTCGCCAACCTGGACCGAAACCTGAAAATGGAGACGGCCCTCTTCATCCGCTCCACCCAGCGCGCTTTCGGCATCACCACGATCTGCGTGACCCATGATCTGCAGGAGGCCCTGGCCATGTCCGACCGCATCGGGGTCATGCTCGGGGGCAGGTTGCGGCAATTCGCTCCGCCGCTGGAGGTCTACCGGCGGCCCGTGGACATGGACACGGCCCGCTTTCTGGGTCCGGTCAACACCATCGGCCATTCCCTGGCCCGGCACCTGGGCCTTGCAACCTGCTGGCTGCGACCGGAAGCCCTGCGCCTGCAAAGGGATGCGGACGGACCCGGCACCGTCACCGCCGCGCACTTCGCGGGCCACTATCTCTCCTACACCGTGCGCGTCCTGGATCAGGAGCTTGTGATCTACGCCCTGGAACCCATGGCCCAGCCCGGCGACAGGGTGCGCGTCCACGTCTCAAACCAATATCCGCCGATCATGGGCGACTCTTTCCCGGAGGATTCATGCGCGTAA
- the sbtA gene encoding SbtA family thio(seleno)oxazole RiPP natural product precursor has protein sequence MDANDLKKVLAGCCLAALLASASAGVVNAVASGSGUGGSSKPAAGGSDGNESDGNSTKTVPGGSGCGGGAKTGAGSTDTPKKQ, from the coding sequence ATGGACGCAAATGATTTGAAAAAAGTTCTGGCCGGTTGCTGCCTTGCGGCACTCTTGGCCAGTGCCTCGGCAGGCGTGGTCAACGCAGTGGCTTCCGGGAGTGGCTGAGGTGGGAGTTCAAAACCCGCTGCCGGTGGCAGTGATGGAAATGAATCGGACGGAAATTCCACGAAAACCGTTCCCGGTGGAAGTGGCTGCGGTGGTGGAGCAAAAACCGGTGCCGGGAGCACCGATACACCCAAAAAACAGTAA
- a CDS encoding ABC transporter permease: protein MKRGIVHGLLPLLLPYCALFCAGLALTLAQSLGLFLPLGSGEGTLEHYQTLIQDQGIRQSLGLSLSVAFFSAAGSVLGGTVLALALWRMPPGLRRVGVVSKVGLILPHVAVAFLVLLLLSRTGLVASVLFQTGIISSPEEFPSILHTGSGLGMILAFLLKGVPFALLLIGAVLFGFDIRLIQTARMLGAGPLRTFWSVTLPRLLPAMHSAFIILFLYAFGSFDIPFVLGESHPGMLSIRVFDIFFQRDLSQRPQAMAILTLMFVFAALFAMLYNRFAAYLDGWRRKL, encoded by the coding sequence ATGAAACGCGGGATCGTCCACGGTCTTCTCCCCCTGCTGCTGCCCTACTGCGCCCTCTTCTGCGCGGGTCTGGCCCTGACCCTGGCCCAGAGCCTGGGCCTTTTCCTGCCGCTGGGATCAGGGGAAGGCACTCTTGAACACTACCAGACCCTGATTCAGGATCAGGGCATACGGCAATCTCTTGGTCTGTCCCTGTCCGTGGCCTTTTTTTCGGCGGCGGGCTCGGTCCTGGGCGGCACCGTCCTGGCACTGGCACTATGGCGCATGCCGCCCGGCCTGCGCAGGGTGGGTGTGGTTTCGAAAGTCGGGCTCATCCTGCCCCACGTGGCGGTGGCCTTCCTGGTCCTGCTGCTGCTCAGCCGGACCGGCCTTGTGGCCTCGGTTCTCTTCCAGACAGGGATCATCTCCTCGCCGGAGGAATTTCCCAGCATCCTGCACACCGGCAGCGGCCTGGGCATGATCCTGGCCTTTCTGCTCAAGGGCGTGCCCTTCGCCCTGCTCCTGATCGGTGCCGTGCTCTTCGGCTTCGACATCCGGCTGATCCAGACCGCGCGCATGCTCGGGGCCGGCCCCTTACGCACCTTCTGGTCCGTGACCCTGCCGCGCCTCTTGCCGGCCATGCACAGCGCCTTCATCATCCTTTTCCTGTACGCCTTCGGCTCCTTCGACATCCCCTTCGTGCTCGGGGAGTCGCACCCCGGTATGCTCTCCATCAGGGTGTTCGACATCTTCTTCCAGCGCGACCTGAGCCAGCGCCCCCAAGCCATGGCCATCCTGACGCTCATGTTCGTCTTCGCCGCCCTCTTCGCCATGCTCTACAACCGCTTCGCCGCCTACCTCGACGGCTGGAGGCGCAAACTGTGA
- a CDS encoding ABC transporter permease produces MKHAPTIIVLALLFLLPVVVLILQAGAPGWRFPDLWPELTFDGFRFLAARPEPFLTALASSLGYSLTTVAVTLAMTILPAQVLAFRSFPGKNLLEGLLLLPALVPAMTFSMGLHFIFIKIGLADTTPGVILVLSMISYPYMLRALTTGYTLMGREYAVCARNLGASKWRVFLEVEMPQLLPAMAAGASVVFLVAFSEYFLVFLIGGGSVASFTGYLFPLITSSNRGLGALITLVFLAVPIVLFIVLELGLYRYHRKRWMR; encoded by the coding sequence GTGAAACACGCGCCGACCATCATCGTTCTGGCGCTTCTCTTCCTGCTGCCGGTCGTCGTGCTGATCCTGCAGGCCGGTGCGCCGGGCTGGCGCTTTCCGGATCTCTGGCCGGAGCTGACTTTTGACGGATTTCGCTTCCTCGCAGCCCGCCCGGAACCGTTTCTGACGGCGCTGGCCAGCTCGCTCGGCTATTCGCTGACGACCGTGGCCGTGACCCTGGCCATGACCATCCTGCCCGCACAGGTGCTGGCCTTCCGTTCATTCCCCGGCAAAAACCTGCTCGAAGGCCTGCTCCTGCTCCCGGCCCTGGTTCCGGCCATGACCTTTTCCATGGGCCTGCACTTCATCTTCATCAAGATCGGCCTGGCCGACACCACGCCCGGCGTGATCCTGGTCCTGTCCATGATCAGCTACCCGTACATGCTGCGCGCCCTGACCACGGGCTACACCCTCATGGGCCGCGAGTACGCAGTCTGCGCCCGCAACCTGGGCGCGTCGAAATGGCGAGTCTTTCTGGAAGTGGAGATGCCGCAGCTCCTCCCGGCCATGGCGGCGGGCGCGAGCGTGGTCTTTCTGGTGGCGTTTTCCGAATATTTCCTGGTCTTCCTGATCGGAGGCGGAAGCGTCGCGTCCTTCACGGGCTATCTCTTCCCGCTCATAACGTCCTCCAACCGCGGCCTCGGGGCGCTTATCACCCTGGTCTTCCTGGCCGTGCCCATCGTCCTCTTCATCGTGCTGGAACTGGGACTGTACAGGTACCACCGCAAGCGGTGGATGCGGTAG
- a CDS encoding menaquinone biosynthetic enzyme MqnA/MqnD family protein yields the protein MTLQIGRIDYLNMWHIFQLLADMCPEGPDFHYQPGHPSQLNDALATGGLDISPSSSFEYLLHAERYELLPGASICAQAEVQSVLFLSPAPLDELPAWLARHPGPVCLTGASATSTALLKVLWSQKWGLPETQWQEVEPGAGLARGRPFLEIGNLALRHFVHPPAGYHIYDLATEWSTWTGLPFVFAVWIVRRGLPASTRALLALLQKHIGDITAELDSHFETLSRLPDRPDWLTSPDLLRYWRAMGYGLGPREQAGLALFGEHCTRQGLLPGMPGLRWFTG from the coding sequence ATGACACTTCAAATCGGCAGAATCGACTATCTCAACATGTGGCATATCTTCCAACTCTTGGCGGACATGTGCCCGGAAGGTCCCGATTTTCATTATCAGCCCGGCCACCCCAGCCAGCTGAACGATGCCCTGGCCACAGGCGGACTGGACATTTCCCCGTCCTCTTCGTTCGAGTATCTGCTCCATGCCGAGCGCTATGAACTGCTGCCCGGCGCCTCCATCTGCGCGCAGGCCGAAGTCCAAAGCGTCCTCTTTCTTTCCCCGGCCCCCCTGGACGAATTGCCCGCATGGCTGGCCCGCCATCCCGGCCCGGTCTGCCTGACCGGGGCCTCGGCCACGTCCACGGCCCTCTTGAAAGTTCTCTGGTCCCAAAAATGGGGGCTGCCCGAAACGCAGTGGCAGGAGGTCGAACCCGGCGCTGGCCTGGCCAGAGGGCGGCCGTTCCTTGAGATCGGCAACCTGGCCCTGCGCCATTTCGTGCATCCGCCCGCAGGCTACCACATTTACGATCTGGCCACCGAGTGGTCGACCTGGACCGGGCTGCCCTTTGTCTTCGCGGTCTGGATCGTGCGCCGGGGCCTGCCTGCTTCCACCCGCGCACTTCTGGCCCTCCTGCAGAAACATATCGGGGACATAACCGCCGAACTGGACAGCCATTTCGAAACCCTGTCCCGCCTGCCCGACCGACCCGACTGGCTGACCAGCCCGGACCTGCTGCGTTACTGGCGGGCCATGGGCTACGGCTTGGGCCCCCGGGAACAGGCCGGGCTCGCCCTCTTCGGCGAACACTGCACCCGCCAGGGCCTCTTGCCCGGCATGCCGGGACTGCGCTGGTTCACGGGCTGA
- the sbtM gene encoding thio(seleno)oxazole modification radical SAM maturase SbtM: MNQAALHTLYPVTASFLDAETLSNLEAAHSKSAGTLLTAIAEISREGLAPFFLPDICALELAMEKVASKTVDQPGPADGIIVNPSLELCVLHTSGCVDVIHGLSTERCPVHGQEMIMVWKNRGMQKVTVAVAKPEDLAAIKIITDGVDPSSAETEANVTPGLVDILLGKAVDKGILLSPASLIRRKRQDFSDSLSIPEEHLSAEVFTLQWHITQDCDLFCRHCYDRSARANMAVDKALDVIDDFHSFCRDRHVRGQISFSGGNPLLYPGFLEVYERAARKGFAVAILGNPTTRETMDSILKIARPEYFQVSLEGLPAHNDSIRGHGHFQRVMNFLEILRAVHVQGQIMLTLTRDNMNQVLPLAELLEVKVWGLAFNRLSPVGRGAALALPSPAEFQDFAARYCESASRLSVLSFKDNMLNAHLAATGQPLFGGCTGFGCGAAFNFMALLPDGEVHACRKFPSLIGNIAAASLGEIYDGQAAVSYRTRSEACRECAIVATCGGCPAVVSGLGLDIAKDRDPFCPGPILLPQSPATPAS; this comes from the coding sequence ATGAACCAAGCGGCACTGCATACGCTTTATCCAGTGACAGCATCATTTCTCGATGCGGAAACACTCTCAAATCTTGAGGCAGCCCACAGCAAGAGTGCAGGAACGCTCCTCACGGCTATTGCGGAGATTTCGCGGGAAGGCTTGGCCCCTTTTTTTCTCCCGGACATCTGTGCTTTGGAACTTGCAATGGAGAAGGTCGCGTCGAAGACGGTTGACCAGCCAGGACCGGCTGATGGCATTATTGTGAATCCGAGCCTTGAATTATGCGTGCTGCATACTTCGGGATGTGTTGACGTTATTCACGGACTGAGCACAGAGAGATGTCCGGTGCATGGTCAAGAAATGATCATGGTGTGGAAAAATAGAGGCATGCAAAAAGTTACTGTTGCCGTGGCAAAGCCTGAAGATCTCGCCGCAATCAAAATTATCACAGACGGGGTGGATCCCTCGAGCGCGGAAACAGAAGCCAACGTTACGCCCGGCCTTGTCGACATTCTTCTCGGAAAAGCCGTCGACAAAGGCATTCTCCTTTCTCCCGCATCACTCATACGACGCAAACGCCAGGATTTTTCCGACAGCCTTTCCATCCCGGAAGAACATCTCAGCGCGGAAGTCTTCACCCTGCAGTGGCATATCACCCAGGATTGCGACCTGTTTTGCCGTCATTGCTACGACCGCAGCGCCCGAGCGAATATGGCCGTGGACAAAGCTTTGGATGTGATCGATGATTTCCATTCCTTTTGCCGGGATCGACACGTTCGCGGCCAGATAAGTTTTTCCGGAGGAAATCCCCTGCTCTACCCCGGATTTCTGGAAGTCTACGAACGTGCAGCCCGGAAGGGTTTCGCCGTGGCCATCCTCGGGAATCCGACCACCAGGGAAACGATGGACTCGATCTTAAAAATCGCCCGGCCGGAATACTTTCAGGTCAGCCTGGAAGGATTGCCCGCACACAACGATTCCATCCGTGGCCACGGGCATTTCCAGCGCGTCATGAACTTTCTTGAGATACTGCGGGCTGTCCATGTCCAAGGACAGATCATGCTTACTCTGACGCGGGATAACATGAACCAGGTGCTGCCCTTGGCGGAATTATTGGAAGTGAAAGTCTGGGGTCTGGCCTTCAACCGGCTCTCCCCGGTGGGAAGAGGAGCGGCTCTTGCCCTGCCAAGTCCCGCTGAATTTCAAGACTTTGCGGCACGGTATTGCGAGTCCGCCTCACGACTCAGTGTCTTATCTTTCAAGGACAACATGCTCAACGCGCATCTGGCCGCCACAGGACAACCACTCTTCGGGGGCTGCACCGGATTCGGCTGTGGAGCGGCTTTTAATTTCATGGCCTTGCTTCCGGACGGAGAAGTGCATGCCTGCCGAAAATTCCCTTCACTTATCGGAAACATTGCCGCCGCGTCTCTTGGCGAAATTTACGACGGGCAAGCAGCCGTCAGCTACCGCACCCGAAGCGAAGCCTGCCGGGAATGCGCCATCGTGGCGACATGCGGCGGTTGCCCGGCGGTAGTTTCAGGCCTGGGCCTGGACATCGCCAAGGATCGCGACCCATTTTGCCCTGGACCAATCCTTCTGCCCCAGTCTCCCGCCACGCCAGCCTCATGA
- a CDS encoding ABC transporter substrate-binding protein, producing the protein MRVIFFLSLFLALTAGCSEAPTEESVLRQDYASLENLARGTEVRWHMWGGSAQINQWVDTYVAGEMKRLFDINVVRVPMDAPVFVNKLLTEKVAGKDTGTMDLLWINGENFKNSMQAGVLFGPFTDRLPNFTAWYDPQKSAHDFGFPVNGFEAPYGRAQFVFEYDTERTPTPPATLAELADWIRANPGRFTYPQPPDFTGSAFLRQIFYATTGGHEQYMDGFNPDLYAKNAPLTFAWLSELGPYLWQEGRTYPKDAAALDTLFARGEIDMAMSYHPAHAQMKILEKTYPDTAKTFVLAEGAIFNTHFTAIPFNAPNKAGAMVLANFLMSPEAQLSKFKPENWGDLPALEIGKLDEAQRQAFDAVDLGAATLGADALSAVAVPEIASEYLELLERDWDTIILGH; encoded by the coding sequence ATGCGCGTAATATTTTTTCTCTCCCTCTTCCTGGCCCTGACCGCCGGGTGTTCCGAGGCTCCGACCGAGGAGTCCGTGCTCCGGCAGGACTACGCGAGTCTGGAAAACCTCGCGCGCGGCACGGAGGTGCGCTGGCACATGTGGGGCGGCAGCGCCCAGATCAACCAGTGGGTCGACACCTATGTGGCCGGGGAAATGAAACGCCTGTTCGACATAAACGTGGTGCGCGTGCCCATGGACGCGCCGGTCTTCGTCAACAAGCTCTTGACCGAAAAGGTCGCGGGCAAGGACACGGGGACCATGGACCTCTTGTGGATCAACGGCGAAAACTTCAAGAACTCCATGCAGGCCGGGGTGCTTTTCGGCCCCTTCACGGACAGGCTGCCCAATTTCACGGCCTGGTACGACCCGCAGAAATCGGCCCATGATTTCGGTTTCCCCGTGAACGGGTTTGAAGCGCCCTATGGCCGGGCCCAGTTCGTGTTCGAGTACGACACGGAGCGCACGCCCACCCCGCCGGCCACGCTGGCCGAGCTTGCGGACTGGATCAGGGCCAATCCGGGACGTTTCACCTACCCGCAGCCACCGGACTTCACGGGCTCGGCCTTTCTGCGCCAGATCTTCTACGCCACCACCGGCGGCCACGAACAATATATGGACGGCTTCAACCCCGACCTCTACGCCAAAAACGCTCCCCTCACCTTTGCCTGGCTCAGTGAGCTTGGACCCTATCTGTGGCAGGAAGGCCGGACCTATCCCAAAGACGCTGCCGCCCTGGACACCCTGTTTGCACGCGGCGAGATCGACATGGCCATGTCCTATCACCCGGCCCACGCCCAGATGAAAATCCTGGAAAAGACCTATCCGGACACGGCGAAGACCTTTGTCCTGGCCGAGGGGGCCATCTTCAACACCCACTTCACGGCCATTCCCTTCAACGCCCCGAACAAGGCCGGAGCCATGGTCCTGGCCAATTTCCTGATGAGCCCCGAAGCCCAGCTCTCCAAGTTCAAGCCCGAAAACTGGGGCGACCTGCCCGCCCTGGAGATCGGGAAGCTGGACGAGGCGCAGCGCCAGGCCTTCGACGCGGTGGACCTGGGCGCGGCCACCCTCGGCGCGGATGCGCTGTCGGCGGTCGCCGTGCCGGAGATCGCTTCCGAATATCTGGAACTTCTGGAGCGGGACTGGGACACGATCATCCTCGGGCACTAG
- a CDS encoding hydantoinase/oxoprolinase family protein, producing the protein MLIGIDVGGTHTDGVCIRDGRVEAMAKVPTDHDNLLATITEALCAILKDCKGAEIRTINLSTTLSTNSIVTGHTEKVGMFVIPGPGIDANAYALGSQYHILSGCVDHRGAISAKARVDQIKPMAARCREEGIRVYGVVGKFCTRNPEQETVIAEALAPQGDFVTQGHRVSESLNFGRRISTVYYNSAVWRTFNAFADALEQSLKDLNIQADINIVKADGGTMPLKLAREIPVQSIFSGPAASVMGILSTSPVTEDALILDIGGTTTDMAVLLDGVPLLERDGISIGEHPTLVRALKVESIGIGGDSFISSRDGQLRVGPDRHGPCMAAGGPAPALMDAMNVLGHASFGDRERSAKGIKEVAMIQGLSARECAEQAVSLAMDILKKRVSAFLTAINARPVYTIQEILEDRVVRPASILVIGGPAVAMAPLLEETFGLPVVAPRHAEVANAIGACLTRPTQSLVLTVDTSRGSFTVPGLGIHKTVKRTYTLEEAVHDATTLLRAELDRQGIPAEDGDIQVIQADAFNMVEGHYTIGRNIRVRCQMRPGVITTLAS; encoded by the coding sequence ATGCTTATCGGAATCGATGTCGGAGGAACCCACACGGACGGCGTCTGCATCCGGGACGGCCGGGTGGAAGCCATGGCCAAGGTCCCCACGGATCACGACAACCTGCTCGCGACCATCACCGAGGCGTTGTGCGCCATCCTGAAAGATTGCAAAGGCGCGGAAATCCGCACCATCAACCTGAGCACTACCCTGTCCACCAACTCCATCGTCACCGGCCACACCGAGAAAGTGGGCATGTTCGTCATTCCCGGACCGGGAATAGACGCGAACGCTTACGCGCTGGGCAGTCAGTACCATATCCTGTCCGGTTGCGTTGACCATCGCGGAGCCATCTCCGCCAAGGCCCGGGTGGATCAGATCAAACCCATGGCCGCGCGCTGCCGCGAAGAAGGCATCCGCGTCTACGGGGTGGTGGGCAAGTTCTGCACCCGCAACCCGGAACAGGAAACGGTTATTGCCGAGGCCCTCGCCCCTCAAGGCGATTTCGTGACCCAGGGACACCGCGTGTCCGAATCGCTGAATTTCGGGCGGCGCATCAGCACCGTCTATTACAATTCCGCCGTATGGCGCACCTTCAACGCCTTTGCCGACGCCCTGGAGCAAAGCCTCAAAGACTTGAACATTCAGGCCGACATCAACATCGTCAAGGCCGACGGCGGGACCATGCCGCTCAAGCTGGCCCGGGAAATTCCGGTGCAATCCATCTTTTCCGGCCCGGCAGCCTCGGTCATGGGTATCCTCAGCACCTCTCCGGTGACCGAGGACGCGCTGATCCTCGACATCGGCGGCACGACCACGGACATGGCCGTACTGCTCGACGGCGTGCCCCTGCTTGAGCGCGACGGCATCTCCATCGGCGAACACCCGACCCTGGTGCGGGCACTCAAGGTCGAATCCATCGGCATCGGCGGAGACTCGTTCATCAGCTCCCGCGATGGCCAATTGCGGGTCGGACCCGATCGCCACGGCCCGTGCATGGCTGCCGGCGGCCCCGCCCCGGCGCTCATGGACGCCATGAACGTCCTCGGCCACGCCTCCTTCGGCGACCGCGAACGTTCGGCCAAGGGCATCAAGGAAGTGGCCATGATCCAGGGCCTCTCCGCCCGCGAGTGCGCCGAACAGGCTGTCAGCCTGGCCATGGACATCCTGAAGAAAAGGGTTTCCGCTTTCCTGACGGCCATCAATGCCCGTCCGGTCTACACCATCCAGGAAATTCTGGAGGACCGGGTGGTGCGCCCCGCAAGCATCCTGGTCATCGGCGGGCCGGCCGTGGCCATGGCCCCGCTCCTGGAAGAAACTTTCGGCCTGCCCGTGGTGGCCCCCAGGCACGCCGAGGTGGCCAACGCCATCGGCGCGTGCCTGACCCGGCCGACCCAGTCCCTGGTCCTGACCGTGGACACCTCGCGCGGCAGCTTCACGGTGCCGGGCCTTGGCATTCACAAGACCGTCAAGCGCACCTACACCCTGGAAGAGGCCGTGCACGACGCCACCACCTTGCTGCGGGCCGAACTGGACCGCCAGGGCATTCCGGCCGAGGACGGCGACATCCAGGTCATCCAGGCCGACGCCTTCAACATGGTCGAAGGACACTACACCATCGGCCGCAACATCCGCGTCCGTTGCCAGATGCGCCCCGGCGTCATCACCACCCTGGCATCCTGA
- a CDS encoding inositol monophosphatase family protein yields MDKQLVNGFLACVRQAGGVVRTQWNDAKEITFKGRIDLVTQTDLAVEKLLLAGLPALLPGSTVLAEESHESLDPGALTWIVDPVDGTTNYAHGLPIVAVSVALWKDGQVALGAVYVPMLEELFWAVRGQGAFLNGTRIGVSTEGNMQNSLIATGFPYSFYTEVDQICLRLRRVLLASQGIRRLGSAAVDLAYTACGRFEGYYETGLKPWDTAAGWLLVEEAGGTVSGLDGDYGLGGHMIVATNGSIHNELLALLRLEGAADCAC; encoded by the coding sequence ATGGATAAACAGTTGGTGAACGGTTTTTTGGCCTGTGTCCGGCAGGCAGGCGGCGTGGTGCGTACGCAGTGGAACGACGCCAAGGAGATCACCTTCAAGGGGCGCATCGACCTGGTCACCCAGACCGACCTGGCCGTGGAGAAGCTGCTGCTCGCGGGCTTGCCGGCATTGCTTCCCGGGTCCACTGTCCTGGCCGAGGAATCGCATGAGTCCCTTGATCCCGGCGCGTTGACCTGGATCGTGGATCCGGTGGACGGCACCACCAACTACGCCCACGGTCTGCCCATCGTGGCCGTGTCCGTGGCCCTGTGGAAGGATGGGCAGGTTGCCCTTGGCGCGGTCTATGTGCCTATGCTTGAAGAACTTTTTTGGGCCGTGCGCGGCCAGGGTGCGTTTTTGAACGGAACGCGCATCGGCGTCAGCACGGAAGGGAATATGCAGAATTCCCTCATCGCCACTGGGTTTCCGTATTCCTTCTATACCGAGGTGGATCAGATCTGCCTGCGGCTGCGGCGGGTGCTGCTGGCCTCCCAGGGCATCAGGCGTCTGGGTTCGGCGGCCGTGGATCTGGCCTATACGGCCTGCGGACGGTTCGAGGGTTACTACGAGACCGGGCTCAAACCCTGGGACACGGCGGCCGGATGGCTCTTGGTGGAAGAAGCAGGAGGGACGGTCAGCGGACTGGACGGCGACTACGGTCTTGGCGGCCACATGATCGTGGCCACCAACGGCTCCATTCATAATGAACTGCTGGCCTTGCTCCGGCTTGAGGGCGCAGCGGACTGCGCCTGCTGA